A single Triticum dicoccoides isolate Atlit2015 ecotype Zavitan chromosome 2A, WEW_v2.0, whole genome shotgun sequence DNA region contains:
- the LOC119354632 gene encoding uncharacterized oxidoreductase At1g06690, chloroplastic-like — MASLQVGAGRGVGCCFGPLDGRRQERRAMAALRPPRAGAGAKVAEGDKVRLGESSVAVSKLGIGAWSWGDTTYWNDSEWDDRRLKEAKAAFDASIDSGMTFFDTAEVYGTALMGAVNSESLLGDFIRERQQKGAVEVTVATKFAALPWRFGRGSVLSALKKSLERLGLPSVELYQLHWPGLWGNEGYLDGLADAYEQGLVKAVGVSNYNEKRLRDAHARLKKRGVPLAVNQVNYSLIYRTPEENGVKAACDELGVTLIAYSPIAQGVLSGKYTPENPPTGPRGNTYTPEFLTKLQPLMNRIKEIGVSYGKNPTQVSLNWLTCQGNVVPIPGAKNAGQAMEFAGALGWSLAADEVEELRTLAREIKGIKMPIEES, encoded by the exons ATGGCTTCGCTGCAGGTCGGCGCCGGCCGCGGCGTGGGTTGCTGCTTCGGCCCGCTGGACGGCCGGCGGCAGGAGAGGAGAGCGATGGCGGCGCTGCGACCGCCGAGGGCGGGTGCGGGGGCGAAGGTGGCGGAGGGGGACAAGGTGAGACTGGGCGAGTCCAGCGTAGCGGTGAGCAAGCTCGGCATCGGCGCCTGGTCGTGGGGCGACACCACCTACTGGAACGATTCCGAGTGGGATG ACAGGAGACTGAAGGAGGCTAAAGCAGCATTCGACGCCAGCATCGACAGCGGAATGACTTTCTTTGACACCGCCGAAGTATACGGCACAGCG CTCATGGGAGCAGTGAATTCAGAAAGCCTACTGGGAGA TTTCATCAGGGAGAGGCAGCAGAAGGGGGCGGTGGAGGTGACCGTGGCCACCAAGTTTGCGGCGCTACCCTGGAGGTTCGGACGTGGCAGTGTCCTCTCCGCGCTCAAGAAGTCGCTGGAGCGCCTCGGCCTCCCCTCCGTCGAGCTCTACCAGCTCCACTG GCCAGGGCTATGGGGAAATGAAG GGTACCTTGATGGACTGGCGGATGCGTACGAGCAAGGTCTCGTCAAGGCCGTCGGAGTCTCCAACTACAATG AGAAACGCCTCCGGGACGCACACGCGCGGCTCAAGAAGAGGGGCGTCCCGCTGGCCGTCAACCAGGTGAACTACAGCCTCATCTACAGGACGCCCGAGGAGAACGGCGTCAAGGCCGCCTGCGACGAGCTCGGCGTCACGCTCATCGCCTATTCCCCCATCGCCCAAG GTGTTCTGTCAGGGAAATACACTCCGGAGAATCCACCCACGGGTCCTCGGGGGAATACCTACACTCCCGAGTTCCTCACCAAG CTCCAACCGCTGATGAACAGGATCAAAGAGATTGGAGTAAGCTATGGCAAGAACCCAACTCAG GTGTCTCTGAACTGGCTGACCTGCCAGGGCAACGTGGTACCCATCCCGGGGGCCAAGAACGCCGGGCAGGCAATGGAGTTCGCCGGTGCACTCGGGTGGAGCctcgccgccgacgaggtcgagGAGCTGCGGACCCTCGCGCGGGAGATCAAGGGAATCAAGATGCCCATCGAGGAGTCATGA